The following are from one region of the Gemmatimonadales bacterium genome:
- a CDS encoding PadR family transcriptional regulator, with protein MASRDHLRGTLELLVLKTLTWGPRHGYAIARWIEETSSDLLRVEDGSLYPALYRMEKRGWVRSDRRISELDRPAKFYQLTPAGRRHLQAEQREWVAFAREVARLLEVEG; from the coding sequence GTGGCTTCGCGCGACCACCTTCGCGGGACCCTCGAACTTCTGGTGCTCAAGACGCTGACCTGGGGGCCGCGCCACGGCTATGCCATCGCGCGATGGATTGAAGAGACGTCGAGCGATCTCCTGCGGGTCGAGGATGGCTCGCTCTATCCCGCGCTGTACCGGATGGAAAAGCGGGGCTGGGTCCGCAGCGATCGCCGGATCTCCGAGCTCGATCGCCCCGCGAAGTTCTACCAGCTCACCCCCGCGGGACGACGCCACCTCCAGGCCGAACAGCGGGAGTGGGTCGCCTTCGCCCGCGAGGTTGCGCGCCTCCTGGAGGTCGAGGGATGA
- the hutU gene encoding urocanate hydratase yields MPIHAPHGATRTARGWIQEAAKRMLMNNLDPAVAEKPDELIVYGGRGKAARNWDAYHAIVATLDRLENDETLLIQSGKPVGVLRTHDMAPRVILANSNLVPKWATWEEFDRLDRLGLMMYGQMTAGSWIYIGTQGILQGTYETFAAAAEKHFGGSLAGTITVTAGLGGMGGAQPLAVSLAGGVSICIEIDPHRIERRLETRYLDVVATSLDDAIAKAQRAARDKKALSIGVHGNAADLLPDLVHRNFTPQLVTDQTSAHDPMWGYIPPSKPDEDINELRAKQPDEYLKRVREAMVRHVEAILELQRRGAVAFDYGNNLRAQAQLGGLKNAFDYPGFVPAFIRDSFCEGRGPFRWVALSGDPADIAATDRAMLELFPDDRRMQQWLGWAGERIAFQGLPARICWLGYRQRDKAGLLFNEMVRDGRLKAPIVIGRDHLDAGSVASPYRETEAMKDGSDAVSDWALLNFAVGTASGAGWTSFHHGGGVGMGYSQHAGLVAVADGSSDADRRLALCLTNDPAMGVIRHADAGYEKAIDVARDRGVDMPSLQ; encoded by the coding sequence ATGCCGATACATGCTCCGCACGGTGCCACGCGGACCGCCCGCGGCTGGATCCAGGAAGCCGCCAAGCGGATGCTGATGAACAACCTCGATCCGGCGGTGGCAGAAAAGCCGGACGAGTTGATCGTGTATGGCGGTCGCGGCAAGGCGGCGCGGAACTGGGACGCCTATCACGCCATCGTGGCGACGCTCGATCGTCTCGAGAACGACGAAACCCTCCTGATCCAGAGCGGCAAGCCGGTCGGCGTCCTTCGCACGCACGACATGGCACCGCGCGTCATCCTCGCCAATTCCAATCTCGTGCCGAAATGGGCGACGTGGGAGGAGTTCGATCGGCTCGATCGCCTCGGCCTGATGATGTACGGCCAGATGACGGCCGGGTCATGGATCTACATCGGCACGCAGGGGATCCTGCAGGGCACGTACGAAACGTTCGCGGCGGCGGCGGAGAAACATTTCGGCGGATCGCTCGCCGGGACAATCACGGTCACCGCGGGACTCGGCGGCATGGGCGGTGCGCAGCCGCTCGCCGTCTCGCTGGCCGGTGGCGTGAGCATCTGCATCGAGATCGATCCTCACCGGATCGAACGCCGCCTCGAAACGCGGTATCTCGATGTCGTTGCCACATCGCTCGACGACGCGATCGCCAAGGCGCAACGCGCGGCACGCGACAAGAAGGCACTCTCGATCGGCGTGCACGGCAACGCCGCCGACCTGCTCCCCGATCTGGTTCACCGCAACTTCACGCCGCAGCTCGTCACCGACCAGACATCGGCGCATGATCCGATGTGGGGCTACATCCCGCCCTCGAAGCCGGACGAAGACATCAACGAACTCCGTGCGAAACAGCCGGATGAATACCTCAAACGCGTGCGCGAAGCGATGGTGAGGCACGTCGAGGCGATCCTCGAATTGCAGCGACGCGGAGCGGTCGCGTTCGACTACGGCAACAATCTCCGGGCACAGGCGCAGCTCGGCGGACTGAAGAACGCCTTCGACTATCCGGGATTCGTCCCCGCATTCATCCGCGACTCGTTCTGTGAAGGGCGCGGGCCGTTTCGCTGGGTCGCCCTCTCGGGCGATCCAGCCGACATCGCGGCGACCGACCGCGCCATGCTGGAGCTCTTCCCCGACGATCGACGGATGCAGCAGTGGCTCGGCTGGGCCGGCGAACGGATCGCGTTCCAGGGACTGCCGGCGCGGATCTGCTGGCTCGGATACCGGCAGCGCGACAAGGCCGGGCTCCTCTTCAACGAGATGGTGCGCGACGGACGACTCAAGGCGCCGATCGTCATCGGGCGAGATCATCTCGATGCCGGATCGGTCGCGTCGCCATATCGCGAAACCGAAGCGATGAAGGACGGATCCGACGCCGTGAGCGACTGGGCGCTCCTCAACTTCGCGGTCGGGACGGCGAGCGGTGCTGGGTGGACGTCGTTTCATCACGGCGGCGGCGTGGGAATGGGATACTCGCAGCACGCCGGGCTCGTCGCCGTCGCCGACGGGTCGAGCGACGCCGACCGGCGGTTGGCGCTCTGTCTCACCAACGATCCGGCGATGGGAGTGATCCGCCACGCCGACGCGGGGTACGAGAAGGCGATCGACGTGGCGCGCGACCGCGGCGTCGATATGCCAAGCCTTCAGTAG
- a CDS encoding response regulator, which translates to MTSKLAGEPATILVVEDDPNVRHVTGRVLEARGYTVYTASHGDEALRLALLTDAPIDLLLTDVVMPGMSGPELAREFARNSPETRVLYLSGYPTEAISRHGLLDDGESAFLAKPFGTTRLIGKVREVLEGVPFAA; encoded by the coding sequence ATGACCAGCAAGCTGGCGGGTGAGCCGGCGACGATTCTTGTCGTCGAGGACGATCCGAACGTACGGCACGTGACAGGGCGCGTCCTCGAGGCGCGCGGCTATACCGTGTACACCGCATCGCACGGCGACGAGGCGCTCCGCCTCGCCCTCCTGACCGACGCGCCGATCGACTTGTTGCTCACCGACGTAGTGATGCCCGGGATGAGCGGCCCGGAGCTGGCGCGCGAGTTTGCCCGCAACTCGCCGGAGACGCGCGTCCTCTATCTCTCCGGCTATCCGACCGAGGCGATCTCGCGGCACGGCCTCCTCGATGACGGAGAGTCGGCTTTTCTCGCCAAGCCGTTCGGCACGACGCGGTTGATCGGCAAGGTCCGCGAAGTACTCGAAGGAGTGCCGTTCGCGGCCTGA
- the bla gene encoding class A beta-lactamase yields MAVRWRQRIGTLGIVIAAGAMAAARIEGQVPHRLARSGSAIGKIAAAIDGRVGAAGLVVETGDRVDFRGNERFPMQSVYKVPIAMAVLQQIDAGRVTLSQSMHLRRGDLVPEVHSPIRDANPSGGDFTVRELLRGAIVESDGTASDMLLTMTTPENVTHLLRTAGIDSVVVATTERAMTRGPTVQDRNWSTPRAAVQLLRELQRGRTISAPSRALLLGWMEETTIGADRIKGRLPKGTIVAHKTGLDQTRNGMVRATNDIGLVTLPNGQHLAIAVFIRDSRAPESRRADAIARIARAMWDAATARR; encoded by the coding sequence ATGGCAGTGCGTTGGAGGCAGCGGATCGGGACGCTGGGAATTGTCATTGCCGCCGGCGCCATGGCGGCGGCCCGGATCGAGGGGCAGGTCCCTCATCGGCTGGCGAGAAGTGGCTCCGCGATCGGAAAGATTGCCGCCGCGATCGACGGCCGGGTCGGAGCCGCAGGGCTGGTGGTCGAGACCGGCGACCGGGTCGATTTTCGCGGCAACGAACGGTTTCCGATGCAGAGCGTCTACAAGGTCCCGATCGCGATGGCGGTGCTCCAGCAGATCGACGCCGGCAGGGTGACGCTGAGCCAGTCGATGCATCTGCGGCGCGGCGATCTCGTGCCGGAGGTGCATTCACCGATTCGCGATGCCAATCCCTCGGGCGGCGATTTCACCGTCCGCGAACTCCTGCGCGGCGCGATCGTCGAGAGCGATGGAACGGCGTCGGACATGTTGCTCACCATGACGACTCCGGAGAACGTGACGCACCTGCTGCGGACCGCCGGCATCGACAGCGTGGTGGTCGCAACCACGGAGCGCGCGATGACTCGCGGCCCGACGGTGCAGGATCGCAACTGGTCGACCCCTCGCGCCGCGGTGCAACTCCTTCGCGAACTCCAGCGCGGTCGTACCATCTCGGCGCCGAGTCGTGCGCTGCTGCTTGGCTGGATGGAAGAGACCACGATCGGTGCCGACCGGATCAAGGGTCGATTGCCGAAGGGAACGATCGTGGCGCACAAGACCGGGTTGGATCAGACGCGGAACGGCATGGTCCGCGCGACCAACGACATCGGCCTGGTGACCCTTCCCAACGGGCAGCACCTGGCGATCGCCGTGTTCATCCGCGATTCGCGCGCTCCCGAAAGCCGCCGTGCCGACGCGATTGCGCGCATTGCACGCGCGATGTGGGACGCGGCGACCGCCAGGAGATAA
- a CDS encoding DUF1259 domain-containing protein codes for MRIRTAVTISIAIAGVLPMYVEAQSPFDPVRDTVAAILGAPPADGGGYTRYTLPRTDLNVMVGDVKIAPALALGSWAGFAGTPARAEAMGDIIATESELPKVLHAIVAGHLDVAAIHDHLNGETPRLAYIHFHGSGSAVDLATRVNSVMRVTEAPHPGAHPPANSAVVTIDTAQVFRVLGLHSRASGAVASLSAMLVAPPVTVGGNALVPALAYGTSIAIQQVTPARAVATGDFAMTAGQVQPVIRALTAAGITATALHTHLIGASPEIYFLHFWGDAPLPALLQGIRNALSAAEK; via the coding sequence TACGTCGAGGCACAATCACCGTTCGACCCCGTGCGCGACACTGTCGCGGCGATCCTCGGCGCTCCCCCGGCCGACGGCGGGGGATACACCCGATACACCCTTCCCCGCACCGACCTCAACGTGATGGTCGGCGACGTGAAGATCGCGCCGGCGCTGGCCCTGGGTAGCTGGGCGGGATTCGCCGGGACGCCGGCCAGGGCGGAGGCGATGGGTGACATCATCGCCACGGAATCGGAATTGCCGAAGGTGCTCCACGCGATCGTTGCCGGGCATCTCGATGTCGCCGCGATCCACGATCATCTCAACGGCGAGACACCGCGCCTCGCCTACATCCACTTTCACGGCAGCGGAAGTGCCGTCGATCTCGCGACGCGCGTGAACAGCGTGATGCGCGTGACGGAGGCACCGCACCCTGGTGCACACCCGCCCGCGAACTCCGCCGTGGTTACCATCGATACGGCGCAAGTCTTTCGCGTCCTCGGACTGCACAGTCGCGCGTCGGGCGCCGTTGCGTCTCTGTCGGCGATGCTCGTCGCCCCACCGGTCACAGTGGGCGGAAACGCACTCGTGCCGGCGCTCGCATACGGGACGTCGATCGCAATCCAGCAGGTGACACCGGCGCGCGCTGTGGCGACCGGCGACTTCGCCATGACGGCGGGGCAGGTGCAACCGGTGATCCGTGCGCTCACGGCGGCGGGGATCACGGCGACGGCACTGCACACGCATCTCATCGGCGCGTCACCGGAGATCTACTTCCTCCACTTCTGGGGGGACGCTCCGCTCCCGGCGCTGTTGCAGGGAATTCGCAACGCATTGAGCGCGGCGGAGAAGTAG